Proteins encoded by one window of Vibrio panuliri:
- a CDS encoding tagatose bisphosphate family class II aldolase: MYLISSREMLKRAQQGGYAVPAFNIHNLETVQVIVETASEMGSPVILAGTPGTYDYAGTDYLISICKEAAHKHSIPLVLHLDHHEDLQDIRTKVDHGIRSVMIDGSHYAFDQNIEIVRSVVDYCNRFDASVEAELGRLGGQEDDLIVDSADALMTDPASAAEFVRRTGIDSLAVAIGTAHGLYKAEPKLDFDRLAKIRSVVDIPLVLHGASGVPDEMVRRCIDLGVCKVNVATELKIAFSNAVKQHFAEHPDANDPRKYITPGKTAMKQVVMDKIHMCGSEGKL; this comes from the coding sequence ATGTATCTAATCTCTTCTCGTGAAATGCTTAAACGTGCTCAGCAAGGTGGCTACGCAGTTCCTGCATTCAATATTCATAACCTAGAAACTGTGCAAGTGATCGTCGAAACAGCATCAGAGATGGGCTCTCCTGTGATTCTTGCGGGCACACCAGGTACTTATGACTACGCTGGCACCGATTACTTAATCAGTATCTGTAAAGAAGCTGCGCATAAGCATTCGATTCCTTTGGTACTGCACCTTGACCACCATGAAGATCTGCAAGATATCCGTACCAAAGTCGACCACGGTATCCGCTCGGTCATGATCGATGGTTCACACTATGCCTTCGATCAAAACATCGAAATCGTGCGCTCAGTGGTTGATTACTGTAACCGTTTCGATGCCAGCGTTGAGGCGGAACTGGGACGCTTAGGCGGCCAAGAAGATGACTTGATTGTCGACAGTGCAGATGCATTAATGACTGATCCTGCCTCTGCCGCTGAATTTGTGCGTCGTACTGGCATTGATTCACTGGCCGTGGCAATTGGTACTGCACATGGTCTTTACAAGGCAGAGCCTAAACTTGACTTTGACCGTCTAGCGAAGATTCGTTCGGTTGTTGATATTCCACTTGTGCTGCACGGCGCATCTGGTGTACCGGATGAGATGGTTCGTCGTTGTATTGACCTTGGTGTCTGTAAAGTCAATGTCGCAACTGAACTCAAAATTGCCTTCTCTAATGCAGTGAAGCAACACTTTGCTGAGCATCCCGATGCCAACGATCCGCGTAAATATATCACTCCGGGTAAAACGGCAATGAAACAAGTGGTGATGGATAAAATCCACATGTGTGGTAGCGAAGGTAAACTGTAA
- a CDS encoding fasciclin domain-containing protein, whose product MLKRILVIMTAMFATLVMLSPVHAHDHGMKKADIVDVAVENGSFNTLVAAVKAAGLVDTLKGEGPFTVFAPTDDAFAKLPDGTVEMLLKPENKDKLVAILTYHVVPGKVMAADVVKLDKATTVQGQDVMIAVKGDKVMVDNATVVATDVKASNGVIHVIDSVIMPK is encoded by the coding sequence ATGTTAAAACGCATCTTAGTCATTATGACCGCCATGTTTGCCACGCTCGTAATGCTGTCACCGGTTCACGCCCATGACCATGGAATGAAAAAAGCCGACATTGTTGATGTTGCGGTTGAAAATGGTTCATTTAATACTCTTGTGGCTGCGGTCAAAGCGGCGGGGTTGGTTGATACGTTGAAAGGGGAAGGACCTTTTACCGTTTTTGCGCCTACCGATGACGCGTTTGCTAAGCTACCGGATGGGACTGTTGAGATGCTATTAAAGCCAGAGAACAAAGATAAGCTGGTAGCAATTCTCACTTATCATGTCGTGCCGGGTAAAGTGATGGCAGCGGATGTAGTGAAGTTGGATAAAGCCACAACGGTGCAAGGTCAAGACGTGATGATTGCGGTGAAAGGTGACAAAGTGATGGTCGACAATGCCACGGTTGTAGCCACCGACGTTAAGGCAAGTAATGGTGTGATTCACGTGATTGATAGCGTAATCATGCCGAAATAA